A DNA window from Selenomonas sp. oral taxon 126 contains the following coding sequences:
- a CDS encoding replication-associated recombination protein A — MDGQGGLFERAAYQPLAERLRPQTLEEFVGQEHLLGKGKILRRLIESDHITSMIFWGPPGVGKTTLAQIIAARTQAKFINFSAVTSGIKDIRTVMQEAERRRIYGERIIVFVDEIHRFNKAQQDAFLPFVEKGSIVLIGATTENPSFEINSALLSRCRVFVLQGLTTDDIARLLRHALSAERGLRDLHVHLSEEGLAAVAAFANGDARSALSTLEMLVLNADERDGEIYVTEENLAQCISRKSLLYDKSGEEHYNLISALHKSMRNSDPDAAVYWLARMLEAGEDPLYVARRVTRFAAEDVGLADPRALEIAVAAYQACHYIGFPECNVHLTEAVIYLSLAPKSNAMETAYLAAAADARTMLAEPVPLVIRNAPTRLMKDLDYGKGYQYAHDT, encoded by the coding sequence ATGGATGGGCAGGGCGGTCTCTTTGAGCGCGCCGCATACCAACCGCTTGCCGAGCGTCTGCGCCCGCAGACACTCGAAGAATTCGTCGGGCAGGAACACCTCCTCGGCAAGGGGAAAATACTGCGCCGCCTCATCGAGAGCGACCATATTACCTCCATGATCTTCTGGGGGCCGCCCGGCGTCGGCAAGACGACGCTCGCTCAGATCATCGCCGCGCGGACACAGGCGAAGTTCATCAACTTCTCTGCGGTGACGAGCGGGATCAAGGACATCCGCACGGTCATGCAGGAGGCGGAGCGCCGCCGCATCTACGGGGAGCGCATCATCGTCTTTGTCGATGAGATTCACCGCTTCAACAAGGCGCAGCAGGACGCCTTTCTGCCGTTTGTGGAGAAGGGGAGCATCGTCCTCATCGGGGCGACGACGGAGAATCCCTCGTTCGAGATCAACAGCGCTCTCCTGTCACGCTGCCGCGTCTTTGTCCTGCAAGGTCTGACGACGGATGACATCGCGCGCCTCCTCCGTCATGCACTCTCCGCCGAGCGCGGGCTGCGCGATCTGCACGTACACCTCTCCGAGGAAGGCCTTGCGGCAGTTGCCGCCTTTGCAAACGGCGATGCGCGGAGTGCGCTCTCGACGCTTGAGATGCTCGTGTTGAACGCGGATGAGCGGGACGGCGAGATCTATGTGACCGAGGAGAACCTCGCACAGTGCATCTCGCGGAAATCCCTGCTCTACGATAAGAGTGGGGAGGAACATTACAACCTCATCTCCGCCCTGCACAAGTCCATGCGGAACTCCGACCCCGATGCGGCGGTCTACTGGCTTGCACGCATGCTCGAGGCAGGGGAGGACCCGCTCTACGTCGCACGGCGCGTGACGCGCTTTGCCGCAGAGGACGTGGGGCTTGCCGATCCAAGGGCGCTCGAGATCGCTGTCGCGGCATATCAGGCGTGCCACTACATCGGTTTTCCCGAGTGCAACGTCCATCTGACGGAGGCTGTCATCTACCTCTCGCTTGCGCCGAAATCGAATGCGATGGAGACGGCGTATCTTGCCGCCGCAGCAGACGCGCGTACCATGCTTGCAGAGCCTGTGCCGCTTGTGATTCGGAATGCACCGACGAGGCTCATGAAGGATCTTGACTACGGCAAGGGATATCAGTATGCACACGATACGGA
- the hslU gene encoding ATP-dependent protease ATPase subunit HslU, protein MSQIGVNEQTPREIVAELDKYIVGQHEAKRSVAIALRNRWRSRQLDDEMREDVVPKNILMIGSTGVGKTEIARRLARLVRAPFLKVEATKFTEVGYVGRDVESIVRDLVETSVRMVRRQKIDEVQEKAKENAEERLIDVFVPPAKKSANPLSNLFSSDQEEKQEPEEPPKYQAGREWVRKRLNKGELENDMIEIDVEESARPMGSMFAGSSLESMSDNLQSMIGKLVPKNRRKRKVTVDQARKIFTAEEADKLIDMDVVAEEAVHTAEYSGIVFLDEIDKVAVSNGRSAGADISREGVQRDILPIVEGSTVMTKYGPVKTDHILFIAAGAFHTAKPSDLIPELQGRFPIRV, encoded by the coding sequence ATGAGTCAGATCGGAGTCAACGAACAGACGCCGCGCGAAATCGTTGCCGAGCTCGACAAATACATCGTCGGTCAGCACGAGGCGAAGCGCTCCGTTGCCATCGCACTCCGCAACCGTTGGCGCAGCCGGCAGCTGGATGATGAGATGCGCGAGGATGTTGTGCCGAAGAACATCCTGATGATTGGCTCGACCGGCGTCGGCAAGACCGAGATTGCGCGCCGTCTCGCGCGCCTCGTACGCGCCCCGTTCCTCAAGGTCGAGGCGACGAAGTTCACGGAGGTCGGCTATGTGGGACGCGATGTCGAGTCCATCGTGCGCGATCTCGTGGAGACCTCCGTGCGCATGGTACGCCGGCAGAAGATCGACGAGGTGCAGGAAAAGGCTAAGGAGAACGCCGAGGAGCGTCTGATCGACGTATTCGTTCCGCCCGCGAAGAAGAGCGCAAATCCGCTCAGCAACCTTTTTTCATCCGATCAGGAGGAAAAGCAGGAGCCGGAGGAGCCGCCGAAGTATCAGGCGGGGCGTGAGTGGGTGCGCAAGCGTCTCAACAAGGGAGAGCTCGAAAATGATATGATCGAGATCGACGTGGAGGAATCCGCGCGGCCGATGGGCAGCATGTTTGCAGGTTCGTCTCTGGAGAGTATGAGCGACAATCTGCAGTCCATGATCGGCAAGCTCGTTCCGAAGAACCGTCGCAAGCGCAAGGTCACGGTCGATCAGGCGCGCAAGATCTTCACAGCCGAGGAAGCGGACAAGCTCATCGATATGGATGTCGTTGCCGAGGAGGCGGTGCATACTGCCGAGTACAGCGGCATCGTCTTCCTCGATGAGATCGACAAGGTGGCAGTCAGCAACGGGCGCAGCGCGGGCGCGGACATCTCGCGCGAGGGCGTGCAGCGCGACATCCTGCCCATTGTCGAGGGCTCGACGGTCATGACGAAGTATGGCCCTGTCAAGACAGATCACATCCTCTTCATTGCGGCGGGGGCATTCCACACGGCAAAGCCCTCCGATCTCATCCCCGAGCTGCAGGGGCGATTCCCAATCCGCGTC
- the hslV gene encoding ATP-dependent protease subunit HslV translates to MTFHATTIVAVKKGNKVAIAGDGQVTFGERAIMKANARKVRRLYHGKILAGFAGSVADAFTLFEKFEVKLESYSGNLQRAAVELAKDWRTDKVLRKLEALLLVADKDGILMISGNGEVIEPDGDCTAIGSGGFFALAAARALVAHSAMEAPQIAQEALSIAADICVYTNHNITVEVLES, encoded by the coding sequence ATGACATTTCATGCAACAACCATTGTTGCCGTCAAGAAGGGAAACAAGGTAGCCATTGCGGGCGACGGTCAGGTCACGTTCGGCGAGCGTGCCATCATGAAGGCAAATGCGCGCAAGGTGCGCCGCCTCTATCACGGCAAGATCCTCGCGGGATTTGCAGGATCGGTCGCGGATGCATTCACCCTGTTCGAGAAGTTCGAGGTGAAGCTCGAATCCTACAGCGGCAACCTGCAGCGCGCCGCCGTGGAGCTTGCGAAGGACTGGCGCACGGACAAGGTGCTGCGCAAGCTTGAGGCGCTGCTGCTCGTGGCGGACAAGGACGGCATCCTCATGATCTCCGGCAATGGTGAGGTCATTGAGCCGGATGGGGACTGTACGGCAATCGGCTCGGGCGGCTTCTTTGCACTCGCTGCGGCGCGTGCCCTCGTCGCACACAGCGCAATGGAGGCTCCTCAGATCGCGCAGGAAGCGCTGTCGATCGCCGCAGACATCTGCGTCTATACGAATCATAATATTACGGTGGAGGTACTGGAATCATGA
- the topA gene encoding type I DNA topoisomerase, producing the protein MKCTPIGALKGTDGLATLTSASKTKTSKSKGAKTTKNTSASGKKSSKKILVIVESPAKAKTIERHLGKNYIVRASMGHLRDLPKSQFGIDVENEFAPKYINVRGKGELIRALKKEAKNADKIYLASDPDREGEAIAWHLAFILGVDPEKDCRIVFHEITKPAIEEAVQHPRPIHMEQVDAQQARRMLDRIVGYKLSPLLWRKVRKGLSAGRVQSVTVRLICDREREIEAFRSEEYWTVEAKLKKGKNAFMADVTHVRGKKLALHSEAETKALTDDLARQDFTVKEVKRSERRKKAAPPFTTSSLQQDAARKLGFTSGRTMMIAQQLYEGVVLGRHGATGLITYMRTDSTRISNLAVDEARSYLSETYGKDYVPMRPNIYAMGKKAQDAHEGIRPTSIVRTPADVEAYLNRDQLRLYTLIWQRFAASQMSAAVYDTIAAQIAAGDYQLRAHGSKLRFKGYTAVYVGAEIAKKEKDTLLPELEAGDALALSELKPEQHFTEPPPRYNDASIVKTLEEMGIGRPSTYAPIIETIQKRGYVERREKQFRPTELGFIVTDMLEEYFKDIVDVKFTANLEGELDEVADGTLDKNDLLRKFYEPFDETLKQAEDVIGEVEIPDEVTDIPCDKCGRMMVVKQGRFGKFLACPGFPDCRNAKPLLRDTGVACPKCGGKIVERKSRRGRAFFGCDHYPDCDYTTWDEPQQEKCKVCGSFMQKHRYRTGRSILYCSNEGCESRVGSPIEKELARQKERAAAQAAKADGAPKAEAKGKAVKKTATRRKGTRA; encoded by the coding sequence ATGAAATGCACGCCTATCGGCGCGTTGAAAGGAACTGACGGATTGGCTACGCTGACATCTGCATCGAAAACGAAAACATCCAAATCGAAAGGCGCAAAGACTACGAAAAATACGAGTGCGTCGGGAAAGAAATCATCTAAAAAGATCCTTGTGATCGTCGAGTCGCCCGCGAAGGCGAAGACCATCGAGCGCCACCTTGGGAAGAACTACATTGTGAGAGCCTCCATGGGACATCTTCGCGATCTGCCGAAGAGTCAGTTCGGCATCGATGTCGAGAATGAATTTGCGCCAAAGTACATCAATGTACGCGGTAAGGGGGAGCTCATCCGCGCGCTCAAAAAAGAGGCGAAGAACGCGGACAAGATCTATCTCGCAAGCGATCCCGACCGCGAGGGCGAGGCGATTGCATGGCATCTGGCGTTCATCCTCGGCGTTGACCCCGAGAAGGACTGCCGCATCGTCTTCCACGAGATCACAAAGCCTGCAATCGAGGAGGCGGTGCAGCACCCGCGCCCGATCCACATGGAGCAGGTGGACGCACAGCAGGCGCGCCGCATGCTCGACCGCATTGTCGGCTATAAGCTCTCGCCGCTGCTTTGGCGCAAGGTGCGCAAGGGGCTGTCCGCCGGGCGCGTGCAGTCCGTGACCGTGCGCCTGATCTGCGATCGGGAGCGCGAGATCGAGGCGTTCCGGTCCGAGGAGTATTGGACGGTCGAGGCAAAGCTGAAAAAGGGGAAGAATGCCTTCATGGCGGATGTCACGCATGTGCGCGGAAAGAAGCTCGCGCTGCACAGCGAGGCGGAGACGAAGGCGCTGACGGACGATCTCGCACGGCAGGACTTTACCGTGAAGGAGGTCAAGCGCAGCGAGCGCCGCAAGAAGGCAGCGCCGCCCTTTACGACCAGCTCCCTGCAGCAGGACGCCGCGCGTAAGCTCGGCTTTACCTCGGGGCGCACGATGATGATTGCTCAGCAGCTCTACGAGGGCGTTGTGCTCGGACGGCACGGCGCAACGGGTCTCATCACGTACATGAGAACGGATTCCACACGCATCTCGAACCTCGCTGTGGATGAGGCGCGCAGCTATCTCAGCGAGACGTACGGCAAGGACTATGTGCCGATGCGTCCGAATATCTACGCGATGGGGAAGAAGGCGCAGGACGCGCATGAGGGCATCCGCCCGACGAGCATCGTGCGTACGCCGGCGGATGTCGAAGCGTATCTGAACCGCGACCAGCTGCGCCTCTATACGCTGATCTGGCAGCGCTTTGCCGCGAGTCAGATGTCCGCCGCCGTCTACGATACGATTGCGGCGCAGATTGCGGCGGGGGACTACCAGCTGCGCGCACACGGCTCGAAGCTGAGGTTCAAGGGCTATACCGCCGTCTATGTGGGCGCGGAGATTGCAAAGAAGGAAAAGGATACCCTGCTGCCGGAGCTCGAGGCGGGCGATGCGCTTGCACTCTCAGAGCTGAAACCCGAGCAGCATTTCACGGAGCCGCCGCCGCGCTACAACGACGCGTCGATTGTTAAGACGCTCGAGGAGATGGGAATCGGACGCCCGAGTACCTATGCGCCGATCATCGAGACGATTCAGAAGCGCGGCTACGTCGAGCGGCGTGAGAAGCAGTTCCGCCCGACGGAGCTCGGCTTTATCGTCACCGATATGCTTGAGGAATACTTCAAGGACATCGTGGATGTGAAGTTCACTGCGAATCTCGAGGGAGAGCTGGACGAGGTTGCGGATGGCACGCTCGACAAGAACGATCTGCTCCGCAAATTCTACGAGCCGTTCGACGAAACACTAAAGCAGGCAGAGGATGTGATCGGCGAGGTCGAGATTCCCGACGAGGTCACGGACATCCCCTGTGACAAATGCGGGCGCATGATGGTGGTTAAGCAGGGGCGCTTCGGAAAGTTCCTCGCGTGTCCCGGCTTCCCGGACTGCCGCAACGCGAAGCCGCTGCTGCGCGATACGGGCGTTGCGTGTCCGAAATGCGGCGGCAAGATCGTCGAGCGCAAGAGTCGGCGCGGGCGCGCGTTCTTCGGCTGCGATCACTATCCGGACTGTGACTATACAACGTGGGACGAACCACAGCAGGAGAAATGCAAGGTCTGCGGCTCGTTCATGCAGAAGCATCGTTACCGCACGGGGCGCAGCATCCTCTATTGCAGCAATGAGGGCTGTGAATCGAGGGTCGGCAGCCCGATCGAAAAGGAGCTCGCGCGCCAGAAGGAGCGTGCGGCGGCTCAGGCGGCGAAGGCGGACGGCGCGCCCAAGGCAGAGGCGAAGGGCAAAGCGGTGAAGAAGACTGCCACGCGCCGCAAGGGAACGCGCGCATGA
- the dprA gene encoding DNA-processing protein DprA, with the protein MEDRWYLAALLQCPHVGSVRMRRLCAAVPEARKIREMSAAALRATGILSDALADDLARHIQAHPDLPERIAADCARAEVSVITIDDDLYPVVLREIFDPPLVLYYRGTLVPDARRIGMVGARKFTAYGEAAAMEFAERLAAAGVTVVSGAARGIDTRAHRGALRGGRTVAVLGCGVDIAYPPENRRLLAQIVEAGGAVISEYAPGTQPLPVFFPARNRIISGLSEGTLVVEAAKRSGSLITAEMALAEGRDVYAIPGSIYSPQSSGCHNLIRAGARLVESPQEILEEMHLAEPARRPARDQLTPEEARIYQVLSFDHALTMDEIVDSMPEHIMANIPLLLLQMQLKGIITENEMHAYRRVERN; encoded by the coding sequence ATGGAGGATCGATGGTATTTAGCGGCATTACTCCAATGCCCTCATGTCGGCAGTGTGCGCATGCGCCGTCTGTGTGCGGCTGTGCCCGAGGCGCGGAAGATCCGGGAGATGTCCGCTGCAGCTCTGCGTGCGACGGGCATTCTGTCCGATGCACTGGCAGATGATCTGGCACGCCATATTCAGGCGCATCCCGATCTGCCGGAGCGGATTGCGGCGGACTGCGCGCGTGCGGAGGTGTCCGTCATCACCATTGATGACGATCTCTATCCCGTTGTGCTGCGCGAGATCTTCGATCCGCCGCTCGTCCTCTACTATCGCGGTACACTCGTGCCGGATGCGCGTCGGATCGGCATGGTTGGCGCGCGTAAGTTCACCGCCTATGGTGAGGCTGCAGCGATGGAGTTTGCCGAGCGGCTTGCGGCGGCGGGTGTGACTGTCGTGAGCGGAGCGGCGCGCGGCATCGATACGCGTGCACATCGCGGGGCGCTGCGCGGCGGCAGGACAGTTGCCGTGCTCGGCTGCGGCGTGGATATTGCGTATCCGCCGGAGAACCGCCGTCTGCTCGCGCAGATCGTCGAGGCGGGCGGCGCCGTGATCTCCGAGTATGCACCGGGGACACAGCCGCTGCCCGTCTTTTTCCCCGCACGCAACCGCATCATCAGCGGACTCTCCGAGGGGACGCTCGTCGTCGAGGCAGCAAAGCGCAGCGGCTCGCTCATCACGGCGGAGATGGCGCTCGCCGAGGGGCGGGACGTGTATGCGATTCCGGGCAGCATCTACTCGCCGCAGAGCAGCGGATGTCACAACCTCATCCGCGCGGGGGCGCGCCTCGTGGAGTCCCCGCAGGAAATCCTTGAGGAAATGCACCTTGCAGAACCTGCGCGCCGCCCTGCACGCGATCAACTGACACCGGAAGAAGCACGTATTTATCAGGTATTGTCCTTTGACCACGCGCTCACGATGGATGAGATCGTGGACAGTATGCCGGAGCATATTATGGCGAATATTCCGCTGCTCCTGCTCCAAATGCAGCTGAAGGGAATTATTACAGAGAATGAAATGCACGCCTATCGGCGCGTTGAAAGGAACTGA
- a CDS encoding C40 family peptidase has protein sequence MRKKIKILALSAMLLCSAAVASAESFQLGDQGTDVAEIQGQLSSFGYDVVADGDFGPATAEAVKEFQAAQGLDVDGMVGASTYKALLGKSMPQVSRGSNYIVRRVISDSMQYLGVPYSFGGTSPAGFDCSGFVRYVFANAGIYLPRTADAQYDVGYPVSSSEMVPGDLVFFSTYEYGPSHVGIYLGDGNFINASSSRGVAIDNLHGGYWGACYIGARRIM, from the coding sequence TTGCGAAAGAAAATCAAGATTCTCGCGTTATCCGCAATGCTTCTCTGCTCCGCAGCTGTTGCGAGTGCAGAGTCATTCCAGCTTGGTGATCAGGGAACTGATGTAGCTGAGATCCAGGGACAGTTGTCCAGCTTCGGTTATGACGTTGTTGCAGATGGAGACTTCGGTCCTGCAACGGCAGAGGCTGTGAAGGAATTCCAAGCGGCACAGGGACTCGATGTCGATGGGATGGTTGGTGCTTCCACATATAAGGCACTTCTTGGGAAATCCATGCCGCAGGTCAGCCGCGGTTCGAACTACATCGTCCGGCGTGTGATCTCGGACTCGATGCAGTACCTCGGGGTTCCATATTCCTTTGGCGGCACGTCGCCCGCAGGATTTGACTGTTCCGGCTTTGTGCGCTATGTCTTTGCCAATGCGGGCATCTATCTCCCGCGCACGGCAGACGCACAATACGATGTCGGCTATCCCGTCTCCTCGTCGGAGATGGTGCCCGGCGATCTCGTATTCTTCTCGACGTATGAGTACGGTCCGTCGCATGTCGGCATCTATCTCGGCGACGGCAATTTCATCAATGCCTCGTCGAGCCGTGGCGTTGCAATCGACAATCTGCACGGCGGCTACTGGGGTGCGTGCTACATCGGAGCGCGCCGCATTATGTGA
- the trmFO gene encoding methylenetetrahydrofolate--tRNA-(uracil(54)-C(5))-methyltransferase (FADH(2)-oxidizing) TrmFO, giving the protein MKKIIVIGAGLAGSEAAWQAAEAGARVELYEMRPLRRSPAHKTDGFAELVCSNSLRGAGLENAVGVLKEEMRRLHSLIMEAADATAVPAGGALAVDRTAFSDFVTQRIEAHPNISVHHEEITEIPSTDEAIVICASGPLTDGALADDIGRLIGGDALYFYDAAAPLVSFASIDMTAAYRASRYGKGEAAYINCPMDEAQYDAFWTALTTAETAKAHDFEKEIFFEGCMPVEVMAARGKDTLLYGPLKPVGLEHPETGVRPHAVVQLRQDNVEGTIYNIVGFQTRLKWPEQRRVFQMIPGLTEAEFLRYGVMHRNTFMNAPRHLRPTFQFQRNGNLFFAGQMTGVEGYVESAASGLMAGVNAARLAAGAEPLVFPQTTCHGALAHYITTCDPDHFQPMNINFGLLPPLENLPRRTRKPQKKLMLAERALDELTRFHVEYMKGLYTV; this is encoded by the coding sequence ATGAAGAAGATCATCGTCATAGGTGCAGGGCTCGCGGGAAGCGAGGCGGCGTGGCAGGCAGCGGAGGCGGGCGCACGGGTCGAACTCTATGAAATGCGCCCGCTGCGCAGATCGCCCGCACACAAGACGGACGGCTTTGCCGAACTCGTATGCAGCAACTCCCTGCGCGGCGCAGGACTTGAAAATGCCGTCGGTGTCCTCAAGGAGGAAATGCGGCGGCTGCATTCCCTCATCATGGAGGCGGCGGACGCGACAGCCGTCCCCGCCGGCGGGGCGCTCGCGGTCGACCGTACGGCATTCAGCGATTTTGTCACGCAGCGCATCGAAGCGCATCCCAATATCAGCGTTCACCATGAGGAGATCACGGAGATTCCGTCAACCGATGAGGCGATTGTGATCTGTGCCTCGGGGCCTCTCACGGACGGCGCACTTGCCGATGATATCGGCAGACTGATCGGCGGCGATGCACTCTATTTCTACGATGCGGCCGCACCGCTCGTCAGCTTTGCGAGCATTGATATGACGGCGGCATACCGTGCCTCCCGCTATGGGAAGGGGGAGGCGGCATACATCAACTGTCCGATGGACGAGGCGCAGTACGATGCGTTCTGGACGGCTCTGACGACAGCAGAGACGGCAAAGGCGCATGATTTCGAAAAGGAGATCTTCTTCGAGGGCTGCATGCCCGTCGAGGTCATGGCAGCGCGTGGCAAGGATACGCTCCTCTACGGGCCGTTAAAGCCCGTTGGCTTGGAGCATCCCGAGACAGGTGTGCGTCCTCATGCTGTGGTGCAGCTGCGGCAAGACAATGTGGAGGGGACGATCTACAACATCGTCGGTTTTCAGACGCGGCTCAAATGGCCGGAGCAGCGCCGCGTCTTTCAGATGATTCCGGGGCTGACGGAGGCGGAGTTTCTGCGTTACGGCGTGATGCACAGGAACACCTTTATGAACGCGCCGCGCCATCTGCGTCCGACCTTCCAGTTCCAGAGGAATGGGAATCTCTTCTTTGCGGGGCAGATGACGGGCGTGGAGGGCTATGTCGAGTCCGCCGCATCGGGACTGATGGCGGGCGTGAATGCCGCACGGCTTGCGGCGGGGGCGGAGCCGCTTGTGTTTCCGCAGACGACCTGTCACGGCGCGCTGGCGCATTATATCACGACCTGCGACCCCGATCACTTTCAGCCGATGAACATCAATTTCGGGCTGCTTCCGCCGCTCGAGAATCTGCCGCGACGCACGCGCAAGCCGCAGAAAAAACTTATGCTCGCGGAGAGAGCCTTGGATGAACTCACAAGATTTCATGTGGAGTATATGAAAGGACTATACACAGTATGA